From one Butyricimonas faecihominis genomic stretch:
- a CDS encoding acyltransferase — MMRKIFLIFKFYYYKIFYPKFYRNIKHGKNFRCQAGIDAVFPELIEIGDNFIAAPGSKILTHDASLLLFTDNLKIRAQKTTIGNSVFLGECSVVMPGVTINDNVIVGAGSIVTKDIPANSVVAGNPAKLICTVDAYIEKCKQCGILYDVSENFQNALNNGLPITIDCMKSIREKVYQQMEICNGCK, encoded by the coding sequence ATGATGAGAAAAATATTTTTAATATTTAAATTTTATTATTATAAGATATTTTATCCTAAGTTTTATCGTAATATTAAACATGGGAAAAATTTTAGATGTCAAGCAGGAATAGACGCCGTGTTTCCAGAACTTATTGAAATAGGAGATAATTTTATAGCTGCTCCAGGGTCAAAAATATTAACTCATGATGCAAGTCTCTTGTTATTTACAGATAATTTAAAAATTAGAGCACAAAAAACGACAATTGGTAATTCTGTATTTTTAGGAGAATGTAGTGTTGTTATGCCGGGTGTTACAATAAATGATAATGTAATAGTTGGAGCAGGTTCTATTGTCACGAAGGATATTCCTGCAAATAGTGTTGTTGCTGGAAATCCTGCTAAATTAATTTGTACTGTTGATGCATATATAGAAAAGTGTAAACAATGTGGTATTTTATATGATGTATCTGAGAATTTTCAAAATGCTTTAAATAACGGTTTACCAATAACGATTGATTGTATGAAATCTATTCGTGAGAAAGTATATCAACAAATGGAAATTTGCAATGGATGTAAGTGA
- the wecB gene encoding non-hydrolyzing UDP-N-acetylglucosamine 2-epimerase — MKKIMLVFGTRPEAIKMAPLVKEFQKHPKEFQTIVCVTGQHREMLDQVLHLFEIVPDYDLNIMKQGQDLYDVTARVLTGIRDVLKEVQPDVVLVHGDTTTSTAAALASFYQQIPVGHVEAGLRTHNIYSPWPEEMNRQITGRIATHHFAPTALSRQNLMVEGINPETITVTGNTVIDALYMVVDKIKSNESLNISLSEELQRAGYDMERLKDGVRRLVLITGHRRENFGQGFVHMCLAIKTLAEKYTDVDFVYPMHLNPNVRKPIREVFGEKVASNMFFIEPLEYLSFVYLMEKSTIVLTDSGGIQEEAPGLGKPVLVMRDTTERPEALEAGTVKLVGTDFERIVGEVSMLLEDKVYYEKMSKAVNPYGDGKACEEIVVFLDKRLGMKKYLVKLRNNVNENSSHTRFLC; from the coding sequence ATGAAAAAAATAATGTTGGTTTTCGGGACACGTCCTGAAGCTATAAAAATGGCTCCTTTGGTGAAAGAATTTCAGAAACACCCGAAGGAATTTCAGACAATCGTGTGCGTGACGGGACAGCATCGGGAGATGTTGGATCAAGTATTACATTTATTTGAAATCGTACCTGATTATGATTTGAACATCATGAAACAGGGGCAGGATTTGTATGACGTTACAGCACGGGTATTGACCGGAATTAGGGATGTGTTGAAAGAAGTGCAACCGGATGTGGTACTTGTTCACGGAGATACGACGACTTCGACAGCCGCAGCTTTAGCGAGTTTCTACCAGCAAATTCCCGTGGGGCACGTGGAAGCGGGATTGCGAACTCATAATATTTACAGTCCTTGGCCGGAAGAGATGAATAGGCAAATCACAGGACGAATCGCAACCCATCATTTTGCCCCGACAGCTTTAAGTCGACAAAATTTAATGGTAGAGGGAATTAACCCGGAAACAATTACCGTGACAGGGAACACGGTGATAGATGCCTTGTATATGGTGGTGGATAAAATTAAGAGCAACGAGAGTTTGAATATTTCTTTGAGTGAAGAATTGCAGCGTGCCGGATATGATATGGAGCGTTTGAAAGATGGTGTAAGAAGATTAGTACTTATCACCGGACACCGGAGGGAGAATTTCGGGCAGGGATTTGTTCATATGTGTTTAGCGATAAAAACATTGGCGGAGAAGTATACTGACGTGGATTTCGTGTACCCGATGCATCTGAACCCCAACGTGCGGAAACCTATTCGGGAAGTATTCGGGGAAAAGGTCGCTTCTAATATGTTTTTTATTGAGCCATTGGAGTATTTGTCTTTCGTGTATTTGATGGAAAAGTCAACTATCGTGCTGACGGATAGTGGAGGTATTCAAGAAGAGGCTCCCGGCTTGGGAAAACCTGTCCTCGTGATGCGTGATACTACAGAACGCCCGGAGGCATTGGAAGCAGGGACGGTAAAACTCGTGGGAACAGATTTCGAGCGGATCGTGGGAGAGGTTTCGATGTTGTTGGAGGATAAGGTTTATTACGAGAAGATGAGTAAGGCGGTGAATCCTTACGGGGATGGGAAGGCATGTGAGGAAATTGTAGTATTTTTGGATAAACGACTAGGTATGAAGAAATATTTAGTGAAGCTGAGAAATAATGTGAATGAGAATTCTTCACATACAAGGTTTCTTTGTTAG
- a CDS encoding MraY family glycosyltransferase has product MFLSSFFISLLATAYLIPKILLISIRKHLIDQPNARKVHTCVSSRLGGVAFFPAIFFAIGVTVSVFSRFDTNVMENFMTASFIMVMCACVLLYLIGIADDVVGVSWRIKFVFQIMAAGLVTLSGTWVNNLYGICGIWEISAWVGVPLTIFLIVFVINAVNLIDGIDGLASGLSCVALLFLGILFLYEGKETSSLLAFTTLGALIPFFYYNVFGIAKKRYKIFMGDTGALVIGLILSILTVKFACLVRKEGVEMAYPFIVVSFSVLLVPGFDVIRVVLHRYRMGQPLFLPDKNHIHHKFLALGCSHRKAMFTILALASLFIILNMALCLYININVLIMLDVVLWTALHVWLTSKIKKKREELARLEQQLVEAGCRNCKERDVVKVKFFLEKKAGKIITIADIKEKSGAERLRVDSILFDFVQEGLITLEKENEVEYGIYADKTTIRWFDSRLPVAVEYYLTRLMKN; this is encoded by the coding sequence ATGTTTCTTTCTTCTTTTTTTATCAGTTTACTGGCCACGGCATACCTTATTCCTAAAATATTGCTTATATCTATCAGAAAACACTTGATCGATCAACCCAATGCTAGGAAGGTGCATACTTGTGTGTCTTCGCGTTTGGGGGGAGTGGCATTTTTCCCGGCGATTTTTTTCGCAATAGGAGTTACAGTTTCCGTGTTTTCTCGGTTTGACACGAATGTGATGGAAAATTTTATGACCGCGAGCTTTATTATGGTGATGTGTGCGTGTGTCCTGTTATACTTGATCGGGATAGCGGATGATGTGGTGGGCGTGAGTTGGCGAATCAAGTTCGTGTTCCAGATTATGGCTGCCGGATTGGTCACGTTGTCCGGCACATGGGTGAATAACTTGTATGGTATTTGTGGTATATGGGAAATATCTGCTTGGGTGGGAGTCCCTTTGACGATCTTCTTGATCGTGTTTGTAATCAATGCCGTGAACTTGATCGACGGGATCGACGGTTTGGCTTCCGGGTTGAGTTGTGTGGCGTTGTTGTTCTTGGGAATTTTATTCCTTTACGAGGGCAAAGAGACAAGTTCCTTGTTGGCTTTTACCACGCTGGGCGCCTTGATACCCTTCTTTTATTATAACGTGTTCGGGATTGCAAAAAAGAGATATAAAATATTCATGGGTGACACGGGAGCGTTAGTGATCGGTTTGATATTAAGTATATTGACCGTGAAGTTTGCATGTCTCGTGAGGAAAGAGGGAGTAGAGATGGCCTATCCGTTTATCGTGGTGTCTTTTTCCGTTTTGCTGGTGCCCGGCTTTGATGTCATTCGGGTGGTTCTGCATCGCTATCGTATGGGACAACCGCTTTTCTTGCCGGACAAGAATCATATCCACCATAAATTTTTGGCACTGGGATGTTCTCATCGTAAAGCCATGTTCACGATCCTTGCCTTAGCATCGTTGTTTATTATTCTGAATATGGCGTTATGCTTGTATATCAATATTAACGTGCTAATCATGTTGGATGTCGTGTTGTGGACGGCTTTGCATGTCTGGTTGACTTCTAAAATAAAGAAAAAGCGGGAAGAGTTAGCTCGTTTGGAGCAACAGCTTGTTGAAGCGGGATGTCGTAATTGTAAAGAGCGGGATGTCGTGAAAGTGAAGTTCTTTTTGGAAAAGAAAGCAGGAAAGATTATCACGATTGCTGATATAAAAGAAAAATCGGGTGCAGAGAGATTGCGTGTGGATTCTATCCTTTTCGATTTTGTACAGGAGGGACTTATCACCTTAGAAAAAGAAAATGAAGTAGAGTACGGAATTTATGCCGATAAGACAACAATTCGTTGGTTTGATTCCCGATTGCCGGTTGCGGTAGAATATTATTTGACGAGATTAATGAAAAACTAA
- the wecC gene encoding UDP-N-acetyl-D-mannosamine dehydrogenase, with translation MKACFMGLGYIGLPTAIIAAKHGVQITGVDINPRVVELTNQGKLHIIEPGMEEMLGEVITSGALRASVVPEKSDAYFMVVPTPFKGNHEPDISYVEAATRAVLPLLKEGDLYVIESTSPVGTTEKMMSLIYTERPELRDKIYIAYCPERVLPGNVIYELVHNDRVIGGINEASTEKAVEFYVQFVQGTLHRTNARTAEMCKLTENSSRDVQIAFANELSLICDKAGINVWELINLANKHPRVNILQPGCGVGGHCIAVDPYFITAEFPMESKIIADAREINNYKAFWCAEKVQNEMLKFQLKYQRTPVIAMMGLAFKPNIDDLRESPAKYITTKVMQGCSNADILVVEPNVCEHKVFKLTNYREAYDRADIVVMLVAHDVFKELPWTDGKVILDFCGIYKK, from the coding sequence ATGAAGGCGTGCTTTATGGGGTTAGGCTATATCGGTCTGCCCACGGCGATAATTGCCGCAAAACATGGTGTACAGATAACGGGAGTCGATATAAATCCGAGAGTTGTCGAGTTGACAAACCAAGGGAAACTCCATATCATAGAACCGGGGATGGAGGAGATGCTCGGGGAAGTAATTACAAGCGGGGCGTTGCGAGCGTCAGTTGTTCCCGAGAAAAGCGATGCTTATTTTATGGTTGTACCTACGCCGTTTAAAGGGAATCATGAACCGGATATTTCTTACGTGGAGGCAGCTACCCGTGCTGTATTGCCTTTGCTGAAAGAGGGGGATTTGTACGTGATTGAATCGACTTCTCCTGTTGGTACGACCGAGAAGATGATGAGTTTGATTTACACGGAACGCCCGGAATTACGGGATAAAATCTATATTGCTTATTGTCCGGAACGGGTGTTGCCCGGGAATGTTATTTATGAGTTGGTACACAATGACCGGGTGATTGGTGGTATAAACGAGGCTTCAACAGAAAAAGCAGTCGAGTTTTACGTGCAATTCGTTCAAGGAACATTACATCGCACGAATGCTCGGACTGCCGAGATGTGTAAATTAACGGAAAATTCATCCCGGGATGTACAAATCGCTTTTGCAAACGAGCTTTCCCTGATATGTGACAAAGCCGGAATTAACGTGTGGGAATTGATAAATTTAGCTAATAAGCACCCGAGGGTGAATATTTTGCAACCGGGATGCGGCGTCGGGGGACATTGCATAGCCGTGGATCCTTATTTTATCACAGCGGAATTTCCCATGGAATCGAAGATTATTGCCGATGCCCGGGAAATTAATAATTATAAGGCGTTCTGGTGCGCTGAGAAAGTACAAAACGAAATGTTGAAATTCCAATTGAAATACCAGCGTACGCCTGTTATCGCCATGATGGGATTGGCATTTAAGCCGAATATCGATGATTTACGAGAATCCCCGGCAAAATATATCACGACGAAAGTGATGCAGGGATGTAGTAATGCGGATATTTTAGTCGTGGAGCCCAATGTTTGCGAGCATAAAGTATTCAAATTGACAAATTACCGGGAAGCCTATGATCGTGCGGACATCGTGGTGATGCTTGTCGCTCACGACGTGTTTAAAGAATTGCCTTGGACGGACGGGAAAGTGATTCTTGATTTTTGCGGGATATACAAGAAATAA
- a CDS encoding oligosaccharide flippase family protein — MLFKFYKENGPIKELVSSSLWSIVGTIISKVLLFVIWIIVARLLSPGQYGEFSIIKSTTLMFADFVGFSFSIAATKYIAQYSLCDKRRVEKLIGLFLISSIVIGFVAFIMVYLSANWICSNFFKAEYLFGYLQCSSIVMLVSILNNSQLGILRGFNCYKEIAKINTIQVLLSFPIYILGTYFWGIRGAVWAYVFYNVVICFLSHYEIRKYCKINYIIPTYKGFYKELHIIVSYVFPYFLSMLLTVCSQWYNESRVVSLGNAGFVQLGYYSAVNVIQTMIVSVAIMVCSPFVPIMAKYRQNGENISGVEKLNMLLPLYMSLFIAIPLMLFPEVISLFYGVSYANDDMYVITVIVISYTVLIIYKQALARSVAVYEMQWIYLLDSILLAISFVFGFYYLFYLGIKGLVFTFLFSYIFSTLVFTPIYIHKKMLLIGIFKSVFLWQILLCAIIAGCSYFVLENIYYRVVLFIVMLLFVLYCIKIELRKYGFFKN, encoded by the coding sequence ATGCTATTTAAGTTCTATAAAGAGAATGGTCCTATAAAAGAACTCGTTTCAAGTAGCTTATGGTCAATAGTTGGCACCATAATTTCAAAGGTGCTCTTGTTTGTTATTTGGATTATTGTTGCACGTTTACTTTCGCCTGGACAATATGGAGAATTTAGTATTATCAAGAGCACAACTTTAATGTTTGCTGATTTTGTTGGCTTTAGTTTTTCTATAGCGGCAACTAAATATATTGCACAATATTCTTTATGCGATAAAAGGCGAGTTGAAAAATTAATCGGTTTATTTCTTATAAGTAGTATCGTTATAGGATTTGTAGCATTTATTATGGTTTACCTCTCTGCCAATTGGATTTGTTCGAATTTTTTTAAGGCAGAATATTTATTCGGATATTTGCAGTGTTCATCAATTGTAATGCTTGTGAGTATATTAAATAATAGTCAACTAGGGATACTCCGAGGTTTCAATTGTTATAAAGAGATAGCTAAAATCAATACAATTCAAGTGCTATTATCTTTTCCTATATATATATTGGGGACATACTTTTGGGGAATAAGAGGAGCTGTTTGGGCATATGTTTTTTATAATGTAGTAATATGTTTTTTATCTCACTATGAAATACGAAAATATTGTAAAATAAATTATATTATTCCTACTTATAAAGGATTTTATAAGGAGCTGCATATAATTGTAAGTTATGTTTTTCCTTACTTTTTATCAATGCTATTGACAGTATGTAGCCAATGGTATAATGAATCAAGGGTTGTATCTTTAGGAAATGCGGGTTTTGTACAATTAGGATATTATTCTGCGGTAAACGTTATTCAGACAATGATTGTTAGTGTTGCGATTATGGTCTGTTCTCCTTTTGTTCCGATAATGGCTAAATATCGTCAAAATGGAGAAAATATAAGCGGAGTAGAGAAATTGAATATGCTTTTGCCTTTATATATGAGTTTGTTTATTGCTATTCCTTTGATGTTATTCCCTGAAGTTATATCACTATTTTATGGAGTTAGTTATGCAAATGATGATATGTATGTTATTACAGTAATCGTAATATCATATACAGTATTAATTATCTATAAGCAAGCTTTGGCTAGATCTGTCGCTGTTTATGAAATGCAATGGATTTATTTGTTAGATTCTATTTTACTTGCGATCTCTTTTGTTTTTGGATTTTATTATTTGTTTTACTTGGGGATTAAAGGACTTGTTTTTACCTTTCTTTTTTCTTATATATTTTCAACCCTTGTTTTCACACCGATATATATTCACAAGAAGATGCTTTTAATTGGAATTTTTAAAAGTGTTTTTTTATGGCAGATTTTGCTTTGTGCTATTATTGCAGGGTGTTCTTATTTTGTATTAGAAAATATCTATTATAGAGTTGTTCTTTTTATCGTAATGCTATTGTTTGTACTTTATTGCATAAAAATTGAATTAAGAAAATATGGTTTCTTTAAGAATTAA
- a CDS encoding acyltransferase yields MDEMLNNRKIGLCYYFFLFLYYIFATHLPDSYTPIIGKWCNWLRIVCVRHIFLKCGKIYTFNRKVKFGLGQDIQIGDFSGIGANVDMPHDIVIGSHVMLGRQTHIFAANHTFDRKDVSMNMQREVHRKRIIIEDDCWIGLRVIILPGKIIRKGSIIGAGAVVTKNFEEYSVIGGNPAKLIRKR; encoded by the coding sequence ATGGACGAAATGCTTAATAATAGAAAAATAGGATTATGTTATTATTTTTTTCTTTTTTTGTATTACATTTTTGCAACTCACTTACCTGATTCTTATACTCCAATTATTGGGAAATGGTGTAATTGGCTAAGGATAGTATGCGTTCGACATATTTTTTTGAAGTGTGGAAAGATTTATACTTTTAATCGAAAAGTGAAGTTTGGGTTAGGGCAAGATATTCAAATAGGAGATTTTAGTGGAATAGGTGCAAATGTAGATATGCCTCATGATATTGTAATTGGTTCACATGTTATGTTAGGGCGTCAAACACATATTTTTGCTGCTAATCATACATTTGATAGAAAAGATGTTTCAATGAATATGCAGAGAGAAGTACATCGAAAAAGAATCATTATTGAAGATGATTGTTGGATTGGTTTACGGGTTATAATATTGCCGGGTAAGATTATTCGTAAAGGATCAATTATTGGGGCTGGTGCAGTTGTTACAAAGAATTTTGAAGAGTACAGCGTGATTGGGGGTAATCCTGCGAAATTAATTCGAAAAAGATAA
- a CDS encoding acyltransferase encodes MDVSEILSVFSIVISRFFSNIHSFFLLFILKLRGMKGGRGLRIHSTVTMCDWLCNMRVGRNVVLHRGVRIVMSRGSSLELKNKAWISYYTIIIASRGTKIVIGENTMFGGNCTIVSADHDVGDKLSLRESGHVGGDIIVGDNCWIGANCVITKGVTIGDGAIIGAGSIVTKDIPAMTIAVGSPAKVVKKRNIKNAI; translated from the coding sequence ATGGATGTAAGTGAAATATTATCAGTATTTTCAATAGTTATTTCTCGATTTTTTTCTAATATACATAGTTTTTTTCTATTGTTTATATTAAAATTAAGAGGAATGAAAGGAGGAAGAGGATTAAGAATACATTCTACAGTGACAATGTGTGATTGGCTATGCAATATGCGGGTAGGGAGAAACGTTGTATTGCACAGGGGGGTTAGAATTGTAATGTCAAGGGGATCAAGTTTAGAATTGAAAAATAAAGCTTGGATTTCATATTATACAATTATAATTGCTTCTCGTGGAACTAAAATTGTTATTGGAGAAAATACGATGTTTGGAGGAAATTGTACAATTGTTTCTGCTGATCATGACGTAGGAGATAAATTGAGTTTGCGAGAGTCTGGTCATGTTGGTGGAGATATTATAGTAGGGGATAATTGTTGGATTGGTGCAAATTGTGTTATAACCAAAGGGGTTACAATAGGGGACGGTGCTATTATAGGTGCAGGATCTATTGTAACCAAAGATATTCCAGCGATGACCATTGCCGTGGGAAGCCCTGCTAAAGTGGTAAAAAAAAGAAATATAAAAAATGCTATTTAA